The following proteins are encoded in a genomic region of Primulina huaijiensis isolate GDHJ02 chromosome 3, ASM1229523v2, whole genome shotgun sequence:
- the LOC140973230 gene encoding dnaJ protein ERDJ3B-like: MAHPRSKLLLLFCFLSCHLIVIAAKSYYDILQVPKGASDEQIKRAYRKLALKYHPDKNQGNEEANKKFAEINNAYEVLSDGEKRGIYDRYGEEGLKQHAASGGRGGGGMNIQDIFSSFFGGGPTEEEEKIVKGDDVIVDLDATLEDLYMGGTMKVWRVKNVLKPAPGKRRCNCRNEVYHKQIGPGMFQQMTEQVCEQCPNVKYEREGDFITVDIEKGMQDGQEVLFYEDGEPIVDGEAGDLKFRIRTAPHDRFRREGNDLHTTVTITLVQALVGFEKTIKHLDEHLVDVSSKGITTPKEVRKFKGEGMPLHFSNKKGDLYVKFEVLFPTSLTENQKTKIKEILG; the protein is encoded by the exons ATGGCGCATCCAAGATCAAAATTATTGCTCCTCTTCTGCTTTTTATCTTGCCATCTGATCGTCATTGCCGC gaAGAGTTATTATGACATTCTCCAAGTTCCCAAAGGCGCGTCGGATGAGCAAATAAAGCGTGCTTACAGAAAGCTTGCCTTGAAGTATCACCCTGATAAAAATCAAGGAAACGAAGAGGCAAACAAGAAATTCGCTGAAATCAATAATG CTTATGAGGTACTATCTGATGGTGAAAAAAGAGGTATATATGATAGATATGGCGAAGAAGGTCTCAAACAGCATGCTGCTAGTGGTGgtagaggaggaggaggaaTGAATATTCAAGATATTTTTAGCTC TTTTTTTGGTGGAGGTCCCACGGAAGAGGAGGAGAAGATTGTCAAAGGAGATGATGTGATTGTTGATTTGGATGCAACACTTGAAGATTTGTACATGGGGGGCACCATGAAG GTTTGGAGAGTGAAAAATGTGCTAAAACCAGCCCCAGGGAAGAGACGCTGCAACTGTAGAAATGAGGTTTATCACAAGCAAATTGGTCCAGGGATGTTCCAGCAGATGACGGAGCAG GTCTGTGAACAATGCCCAAATGTGAAGTATGAAAGAGAGGGTGATTTTATTACAGTGGATATTGAGAAAGGAATGCAGGATGGGCAA GAAGTGCTGTTTTATGAGGATGGGGAGCCAATAGTTGATGGTGAAGCTGGAGATCTCAAG TTTCGAATCCGTACAGCACCCCACGATCGCTTCAGAAGGGAAGGCAATGATCTACACACAACAGTCACCATTACTTTG GTTCAAGCACTTGTTGGTTTTGAGAAAACCATTAAACACCTCGATGAACATTTAGTGGACGTTAGCTCCAAG GGTATCACAACGCCTAAGGAAGTAAGGAAGTTTAAGGGCGAAGGGATGCCGTTACACTTTAGCAACAAGAAGGGCGATCTATATGTCAAGTTTGAAGTTCTTTTTCCCACTTCATTGACAGAGAACCAAAAGACAAAGATCAAGGAAATTCTTGGTTAG
- the LOC140973231 gene encoding phospholipase A1 PLIP2, chloroplastic-like has protein sequence MDVLCLKAGIHAVAAAPNGEHRLSSVPLEKPSFSAPPRRNPGWVFTFRHPLRSIWPDGKHRYEQAIAVDDAVSVDEDEEIDEAGTEEQDENWVLKILRVKSLFREEDKYGDRVYDIGRKMEKDDENRDEFCGEETGGCDVCAVDNDEKIEFDRESFTKLLRKVPLAEARLYSKMSYLGSLAYSIPQIKPENLLKNHGLRFLTSSVEKKEQAMEAEKDRVPSEDRQEQVKAADETRDARGNEIEQAEGVETMLNGNLRRVSAAYQIAASAASYLHSHTRSFLQFNSSKSMSSEKLVEEMNAGTVDVDAFNKDMASLIATTDSVTAVVAAKEEVKQAVADDLNSTRSSPCEWFVCDDDQSATRFFVIQGSESLASWLANLLFEPVQFEGLDVIVHRGIYEAAKGIYEQMLPEIRAHIESRGDRAKLRFTGHSLGGSLSLLVNLMLLIRGEAPRSSLLPVITFGTPTIMCGGDRLLRNLGLPRNHVRSITMHRDIVPRAFSCHYPKHVAELLKAVNGKFRNHPCLNEQKLLYAPMGDFLILQPDEKFSPSHDLLPSGSGLYVLTGVGKAEKQIFAAQAVFLNSPHPLEILSDRSAYGSEGTIHRDHDMNSYLKSIRHFIRQELSRMKKAKREHRRKFWWPVVVRHGISAGIIISRSVNLVGQVQFSISGIVQSSRESLKRFSTLMRSKNMHLLVVLLLPTTQNR, from the exons ATGGATGTTTTGTGTTTGAAGGCCGGAATTCATGCAGTGGCAGCTGCGCCAAATGGGGAACACCGACTTAGCTCTGTGCCCCTGGAGAAGCCGTCTTTTTCAGCGCCGCCTCGGAGGAATCCGGGGTGGGTTTTCACTTTCCGGCACCCGCTGAGATCTATCTGGCCCGATGGTAAACACCGGTATGAGCAGGCAATCGCGGTGGACGACGCCGTTTCGgttgatgaagatgaagaaatcGATGAGGCGGGTACAGAAGAGCAGGATGAGAATTGGGTTCTCAAGATTTTACGTGTGAAGTCTCTTTTCAGGGAGGAAGATAAATATGGTGATCGGGTTTATGATATTGGAAGAAAGATGGAGAAAGATGATGAAAACCGAGATGAATTCTGCGGGGAAGAGACTGGAGGGTGTGATGTATGTGCTGTTGACAACGATGAAAAGATTGAGTTTGATAGAGAGTCGTTTACGAAACTGCTTCGTAAGGTGCCGCTGGCGGAAGCTAGATTATATTCTAAGATGTCCTATTTAGGGAGCCTGGCTTATTCCATTCCTCAGATTAAG CCTGAGAATCTCCTGAAGAACCATGGATTGCGTTTCTTGACTTCATCTGTTGAGAAAAAAGAGCAAGCAATGGAAGCTGAGAAAGATAGAGTACCATCTGAAGACCGACAGGAGCAAGTGAAAGCAGCAGATGAAACACGTGATGCACGTGGAAATGAAATCGAGCAGGCAGAAGGAGTAGAAACAATGCTAAATGGAAACCTTAGAAGGGTATCTGCTGCATATCAGATTGCTGCTTCTGCTGCTTCGTATCTACATTCTCATACGAGGAGCTTTCTTCAATTCAATTCTTCCAAGTCCATGTCAAGTGAAAAGTTGGTTGAAGAAATGAATGCGGGAACTGTCGATGTTGATGCATTCAATAAGGACATGGCCTCGTTAATTGCAACCACCGATTCGGTGACTGCAGTTGTTGCAGCAAAGGAGGAAGTAAAGCAAGCTGTGGCAGATGATTTGAATTCAACTCGCTCATCGCCATGTGAGTGGTTTGTGTGCGATGATGATCAGAGTGCCACTCGATTTTTTGTCATACAG GGATCTGAGTCGCTGGCTTCTTGGCTGGCCAATTTGCTTTTTGAGCCCGTTCAGTTTGAG GGACTTGATGTGATAGTGCATAGAGGTATTTACGAGGCAGCAAAAGGCATATACGAGCAGATGTTGCCTGAAATTCGGGCTCACATTGAATCTCGAGGTGATCGTGCTAAACTCCGTTTCACGGGTCACTCTCTTGGCGGAAGTTTATCTTTGCTTGTAAATCTCATGTTGCTGATAAGGGGAGAAGCACCCCGTTCATCATTACTCCCGGTTATAACTTTTGGGACACCGACGATCATGTGTGGAGGGGACCGCCTTCTCCGCAACCTTGGTTTGCCTCGAAATCATGTTCGTTCAATCACTATGCACAGGGATATTGTCCCCCGAGCTTTCTCTTGCCATTATCCAAAACATGTTGCCGAACTTCTCAAGGCTGTAAATGGGAAGTTTCGCAATCATCCATGTCTTAATGAACAG AAGCTGCTATATGCTCCAATGGGAGATTTTTTAATTCTTCAACCAGACGAAAAATTCTCTCCGAGCCACGATCTTCTTCCTTCAGGCAGTGGTCTATATGTTTTAACAGGTGTTGGTAAAGCAGAGAAGCAAATTTTCGCCGCACAGGCAGTGTTCTTAAACTCCCCACACCCTCTCGAGATATTAAGTGACCGTTCCGCATATGGCTCGGAAGGAACCATCCATAGAGACCACGATATGAACTCTTACCTGAAATCCATTCGACACTTTATTCGACAAGAGCTTAGCCGAATGAAGAAAGCTAAGAGAGAGCACCGGCGGAAATTCTGGTGGCCGGTCGTGGTTCGACACGGGATCAGTGCTGGAATCATCATAAGTAGGTCGGTTAACTTGGTGGGACAAGTCCAATTCAGTATATCTGGCATTGTACAGAGCAGCAGAGAGTCTTTGAAACGATTCAGTACGCTGATGAGATCAAAGAACATGCATTTGCTTGTGGTGCTCTTGCTTCCCACGACCCAAAATAGGTGA